A window of Clostridioides sp. ES-S-0010-02 genomic DNA:
TAAATAAGTATGTTGAAGAAAAAATAATAAGCATGCTTTTTGCTCAGGGGCTTTCCAAAAATGAAGTTGCACAAGTTCTTGGAATAAGTAGAACATCTCTATGGAAAAAGTATAATAAAAATATTTGACATAATTACATATAAATTATTTTGAAGTGATGTTAATTTTTCAAAACGAATGTTAAGAAAAATTAACATTATTTTTTTGTAGAATTTTATTTTTTCAGACAAGCACATAGATTTGTAAGAAAAATAACTTAAACACTTAATTTTAGTAGTGAAAAAAATCAGAATTCTAAACAAAAGTAGTTTTACATAAAGTTAAATTTGTTGGCATGCTAATTGCTTAATATAAATGTGAGAGTAAATACAATTTTAGGGGTGATGGTATGAGTCAAAGTATGGTTGGTAAGCATGCAATGTGGCCAAAAGAAAATGATGTTATATTTAGCTTATCTGGAAGAGCTCAAGCAGCAGAAAAAGCTTTAGGTATGGATAATGTAATAAATGCAACAATAGGCGCTCTAATGGATGACTCAGGAAAATTAATAACAATGAAAACTGTATATGATGAATATAAAGCATTAGATAACTGTGATATAGGTGCATATGCAGCCCTTGAAGGTCAGCCAGACTACTTAGAAGCAGTTAAAAAAGTATTTTTTAGAGATTACTTACCAGAAGGACATATAAGAGTATTAGCTTCACCAGGAGGAAGTGGTGCAATAAAACTAGCTGTATGGAATTATACAAATGAAGGTGACGAAGTTTTAACATCTGATTGGTTTTGGAGTCCATATGTTAGTATAGCTGAAGAAGCTAATAGAAAAGTAGTAAACTACCAATTGTTTGATGAAAATAGAAAATTTAATTTTGATTCATTCAAAGAAAATTTTGTGAATATAGCAGAAAAACAAGGAAGAGTTTTTACAATTATAAATACACCAGCTCACAATCCAACAGGATATAGTGTTGCAGATGATGAGTGGGATAAAATATTAGACTTATCAAAAGAAGTTGCACAAGATAAAGACAAAAAGATAATATTTTTCGTAGATTCAGCATATATTGACTTTGCAGGTGATGATGATGTATGTAGAAAATTCTTTAAGAAATTTTCCAACTTGCCTGAAAACGTTCTTATATTAGTTGGTTTTAGTATGTCAAAAGGATTTACAGCTTATGGAATGAGAATGGGAGCTATAATTTGTATATCTTCAAGTGAAGATGTAGCAGAAGAGTTCCATTATTCATGTGTTCATTCATGTAGAGCAAACTGGTCAAATTGCAATAGAAGTGCTATGGCAGTTCTATCTAATATTGTAAATGACCCTAAAAAATTCAAAGAATATGAGGAGGAAAAAGAAGTATACAAAAAAATGCTGACTAGAAGAGCAGATGTATTTGTAAAAGAAGCTGAAAGAGTAGGATTAGAAATTCTTCCATATATAGCAGGTTTCTTTGTAAGTATACCATGTGATAATCCAAGAGAAGTATGTGAAGAATTAACTAAACACAATGTATTTGCAATTCCATTGAAGATGGGATTAAGATTTGCAGTTTGTGCAGTTTCAGAAGAAAAATGTAAGAAAGCACCAAGTATTATAAAAGAAGCACTTGAAAGTTTAGAAGTAAAAATAAATAATTAATTTCATTGAACAAATTGGGTGGACTATGAATTTAATAATTGTAGATGGAGGGAATTTTATATGAAACAATTGATGACAGGTAATGAGGCAATTGCACGTGGAGCCTATGAGGCTGGTGTTAAATATGCATCTGCATATCCAGGTACTCCAAGTACAGAAATACTAGAAAATTTAGCAACATATAAAGATGCAATAGTTGCAGAATGGGCTCCAAACGAAAAGGTAGCACTTGAGGCTGCTATAGGGGGTTCAATTGCAGGAGCAAGAACTATGGCTTCTATGAAACATGTTGGTGTAAATGTTGCAGCGGATCCAATATTTACTTATGCATATACAGGCGTAAATGGTGGTATGGTACTTATTACTGCAGATGAACCGGGAATGCATTCATCTCAAAATGAACAAGACAATAGAATGTATGCAAAGTTTGCAAAGATACCTTTATTTGAACCATCAACTAGCCAAGAAGCTAAAGATATGATAAAAGAAGCTTTTGAAGTAAGTGAAAAATATGATACACCAGTTTTATATAGAGTTACAACAAGACTCTGTCACTCAAAAGGTTTAGTAGAGTGTTATGATAGAGAAGAAGTTGAAATTAAAGAGTATGTGAAAAATGCTAAAAAAATGGTTACTGTTCCAGCAAATGCTCAAATAAGAAGAGGCGTTGTTGAAGAGAGAATGGAAACTCTTAAAAAATTCTCAAATGAAACTGACTTAAACTACTATGAAATAAATGATACAAAAATAGGTGTTATAGCTTCAGGTATGTGTTGTAATTTTGCTAAAGAAGTATTTGAAAAAAATGCATCATATATGAAGTTAGGATTTACAAATCCATTACCTTATGAAAAAATAAAAGAATTTGCAGACAAAGTAGATAAAATATATGTAATAGAAGAAAACGACCCATTTATAGAAGAACAAATAAAAGCGTATGGAATAGATTGTATTGGAAAAGATGTAATACCTCCATATGGAGAAATGACACCAGATGTTTTAAGAAAAGCTATATTTGGAAAAACAAATGACACTATAGAATATAAAACTGAATTAGTAACACCAAGACCACCAAGTTTCTGTGCAGGATGTCCACATAGAGGATTCTTCTATGAACTTGGAAAGAGAAAAAATTTAATAGTTGGTGGAGATATAGGATGTTATACTCTTGGATTTGCTCCTCCATATAATGGAATAGATTATGTTGTTTGTATGGGTTCTGCCTTTGGAACTGCACATGGTGCTCAAAAAGTTCTTAACATGAAAGAAGGAAATGAAAAGAGATTAGTAGGTGTACTTGGAGATTCAACTTTCTTCCATACAGGAATAAATGGTCTTTTAGATGTAGTTTACAATAGAGGTAATTCTATATCAGTAATATTAGACAATAGAATAACTGGAATGACAGGACATCAAGAAAATCCAGGTTCAGGATATACTTTACAAGGTGATAAAACTAAAGATGTTGACATAGAAGGATTAGTCAAAGCTTGTGGAATAGAACATGTAAGAGTTATAGACCCTAATAATCTAAAAGAAGTAAATGAAGCATTAGATTGGGCTTTGGCTATAGAAGATGAACCATCTGTAATAATCACAAGATGGCCATGCGTACTTAAAAAATTCTCTAAAGAAGATATAGAAGAGTTTAATAATCCATTTAAAACTAAGTGTAAGGTTGACCATGATAAGTGTATAGGATGTAAATTATGCTTAAAAACTGGATGTCCAGCACTATCATTTGATAAAGAAAATAAATTATCAAATATAGATAGAAATCAGTGTGTAGGATGTGGAGTATGTTCACAAGTTTGTCCAAAACAAGCAATAGTTAAGGAGGAAAAATAATATGACTAAGAGTATACTTTTGGTAGGTGTAGGAGGTCAAGGAACTATACTTGCTAGTAAATTATTAACTATGGGATTGATGGAAGCTGGATATGATGTAAAAATGAGTGAGATACATGGTATGAGCCAAAGAGGAGGTTCAGTTTCTTCACAAGTTAGATATGGAGATTGTGTTCATTCTCCAGTTATAGAAATTGGAGGAGCAGACATTTTAGTATCTTTTGAAAAGATGGAGGCTTTAAGATGGTTTAATTATCTAAAGCCAGAAGGAAAAGCTTTAGTAAATAATCATAGAATAGACTCTATGACTGTTTTAATCGGAGGAGCTGAATATCAAGAAAATGATATAGATGCAGAATTAAATAGATTAAATGCAAAAGTGATAAATGCAGCAGATAAAGCTGAAGAATTAGGAAATGCAAAGATAATGAATGTTATTTTATTAGGATGTCTAGTTAAATCTATGGAACTAGAGTCTATTGACTGGGAAAAAATTATAAGTGAAAATGTTAAACCAAAATTTGTCGAGTTAAATATAAAAGCTTTCCATGAAGGTATGGAAATGGTTGGCAAATAGTTTATAATATATATAAGATAAACTATAGAAATTAATGCGAAAGGAAGAAAAGTATGACTTATAGAATATTAGCCATAAATCCAGGTTCTACTTCTACAAAAATAGGAGTATATGATGGAGAAGAACAAATTTTTGTGAAGACGATAGACCATCCAGCAGAGGAGATTGCAAAATATAATACAATTCAAGACCAATTTGAAATGCGTAAAGAGGCAGTTTTAAGTATTCTTGAAAAAAACAATATAGATTTAAAATCTCTTAGTGCAATAGTTGGAAGAGGTGGAGTTTTACCACCAGTAAAATCAGGGGCATATTTAGTAAATGAAGAAATGATTGATGTACTTAAACATAGACCAGTACTTGAGCATGCTTCAAATTTAGGAGCAGTTGTTGCACATGCAATATCAGAACCACTTGGAATAAATTCATATATCTATGATTCTGTTGCAGTAGACGAACTTATAGATATAGCAAGAGTATCTGGGCTTTGTGGAATGGATAGATCAAGTGCAGGGCATGCACTAAATACTAGAGCAATGGCTTTAAAATATGCTAAAGATAGAGGTAAAGATTACAAGAGTTTAAACTTAATAGTAGCTCATATTGGTGGAGGAGTAAGTATTTATCTTCATGAAAAAGGAAGAATGGTTGATATGTTATCTGATGATGAAGGGCCATTTTCACCAGAAAGATCAGGAAGAGTTCCTGCTACAAAATTAGTAGCTGCTTGTTATTCAGGTCAATGCTCAGAAAGAGAAATGACTAAAAAGATAAGAGGTAAAGGTGGTATAGTTTCATATTTAAATACTGTAGATGCTAGAGAAGTTGAAAAGATGATAGCAGAAGGAAATGAAGAAGCCAAAATTATTTATGAGGCAATGGCATATCAATTGGCAAAAGGAATTGGAGAATTAGCAACTGTAGTAGATGGAAAAGTTGATGCTATAATTATAACAGGTGGAATTGCATATTCTGAAATGTTTACTTCAATGGTTAAAAAGAGAGTTGAATTTATAGCGCCAGTAGAAATTATGGCAGGAGAAAATGAGTTAGAATCACTTGCTTTTGGAACTCTTAGAGTGCTAAATGGAGAAGAAGAAGCTAGAATTTATAGTGAAAATTAATTAAATTAACTAAAAATGTTTAAATATTAGAAAAGTGGTATATCTATTTTTACACTAAAGCTTAGAATATAGGTGAAGACGTGTAAAATATGGATTGCCACTTTTTTTATGATTGAAATTCTATATTAAAATGATGAAAAATTTTGTAAAACTTTGTACTTATATATATATTTTATTGGTATTTATTGTTATTATTATTATGAGGAGTGATTTTTAATGGGAAAAATTAATTTAAAAAGTATGATAAGGTTGTTTTCAGGTTTTTTTATATTTGCAATTTCTTCTGTGCTTATGGTTAATGCACATGTTGGTCTTATGCCTTGGGATGTGCTTCATCAAGGTTTATCTATAAAATTAGGTATAACTATAGGTCAGGCGTCCATATTGGTAGGTGTTATAATCGTTATATTGGATGCAGTTTTTGGTGAAAATATAGGATGGGGTACATTGCTAAATATGACATTTATAGGAATTTTCATTGATTTAGTAATATTTTCAGGTGTGATACCTCATGCAAGTAATACTTATATAGGAGTATTAATGGTTGTTATAGGAATCATCTTAGCTGCTATAGCTAGTTTTTTGTATTTAGGAGTTTGCCTTGGAAGTGGGCCAAGAGATGGTCTTATGATTGCTCTTCAGAAAAAAACTAATAGGTCTGTACGTCTTGTTAGAACAGTTCTTGAAATATTAGCACTCGTTGCTGGTTGGTTATTAGGTGGTTCTGTAGGAAT
This region includes:
- a CDS encoding aminotransferase class I/II-fold pyridoxal phosphate-dependent enzyme, with translation MSQSMVGKHAMWPKENDVIFSLSGRAQAAEKALGMDNVINATIGALMDDSGKLITMKTVYDEYKALDNCDIGAYAALEGQPDYLEAVKKVFFRDYLPEGHIRVLASPGGSGAIKLAVWNYTNEGDEVLTSDWFWSPYVSIAEEANRKVVNYQLFDENRKFNFDSFKENFVNIAEKQGRVFTIINTPAHNPTGYSVADDEWDKILDLSKEVAQDKDKKIIFFVDSAYIDFAGDDDVCRKFFKKFSNLPENVLILVGFSMSKGFTAYGMRMGAIICISSSEDVAEEFHYSCVHSCRANWSNCNRSAMAVLSNIVNDPKKFKEYEEEKEVYKKMLTRRADVFVKEAERVGLEILPYIAGFFVSIPCDNPREVCEELTKHNVFAIPLKMGLRFAVCAVSEEKCKKAPSIIKEALESLEVKINN
- the iorA gene encoding indolepyruvate ferredoxin oxidoreductase subunit alpha, with translation MKQLMTGNEAIARGAYEAGVKYASAYPGTPSTEILENLATYKDAIVAEWAPNEKVALEAAIGGSIAGARTMASMKHVGVNVAADPIFTYAYTGVNGGMVLITADEPGMHSSQNEQDNRMYAKFAKIPLFEPSTSQEAKDMIKEAFEVSEKYDTPVLYRVTTRLCHSKGLVECYDREEVEIKEYVKNAKKMVTVPANAQIRRGVVEERMETLKKFSNETDLNYYEINDTKIGVIASGMCCNFAKEVFEKNASYMKLGFTNPLPYEKIKEFADKVDKIYVIEENDPFIEEQIKAYGIDCIGKDVIPPYGEMTPDVLRKAIFGKTNDTIEYKTELVTPRPPSFCAGCPHRGFFYELGKRKNLIVGGDIGCYTLGFAPPYNGIDYVVCMGSAFGTAHGAQKVLNMKEGNEKRLVGVLGDSTFFHTGINGLLDVVYNRGNSISVILDNRITGMTGHQENPGSGYTLQGDKTKDVDIEGLVKACGIEHVRVIDPNNLKEVNEALDWALAIEDEPSVIITRWPCVLKKFSKEDIEEFNNPFKTKCKVDHDKCIGCKLCLKTGCPALSFDKENKLSNIDRNQCVGCGVCSQVCPKQAIVKEEK
- a CDS encoding indolepyruvate oxidoreductase subunit beta, with protein sequence MTKSILLVGVGGQGTILASKLLTMGLMEAGYDVKMSEIHGMSQRGGSVSSQVRYGDCVHSPVIEIGGADILVSFEKMEALRWFNYLKPEGKALVNNHRIDSMTVLIGGAEYQENDIDAELNRLNAKVINAADKAEELGNAKIMNVILLGCLVKSMELESIDWEKIISENVKPKFVELNIKAFHEGMEMVGK
- the buk gene encoding butyrate kinase, which gives rise to MTYRILAINPGSTSTKIGVYDGEEQIFVKTIDHPAEEIAKYNTIQDQFEMRKEAVLSILEKNNIDLKSLSAIVGRGGVLPPVKSGAYLVNEEMIDVLKHRPVLEHASNLGAVVAHAISEPLGINSYIYDSVAVDELIDIARVSGLCGMDRSSAGHALNTRAMALKYAKDRGKDYKSLNLIVAHIGGGVSIYLHEKGRMVDMLSDDEGPFSPERSGRVPATKLVAACYSGQCSEREMTKKIRGKGGIVSYLNTVDAREVEKMIAEGNEEAKIIYEAMAYQLAKGIGELATVVDGKVDAIIITGGIAYSEMFTSMVKKRVEFIAPVEIMAGENELESLAFGTLRVLNGEEEARIYSEN